A region from the Mustela erminea isolate mMusErm1 chromosome 10, mMusErm1.Pri, whole genome shotgun sequence genome encodes:
- the LMO4 gene encoding LIM domain transcription factor LMO4 — MVNPGSSSQPPPVTAGSLSWKRCAGCGGKIADRFLLYAMDSYWHSRCLKCSCCQAQLGDIGTSCYTKSGMILCRNDYIRLFGNSGACSACGQSIPASELVMRAQGNVYHLKCFTCSTCRNRLVPGDRFHYINGSLFCEHDRPTALINGHLNSLQSNPLLPDQKVC, encoded by the exons ATGGTGAATCCGGGCAGCAGCTCACAGCCGCCCCCCGTGACGGCCGGCTCCCTCTCCTGGAAGCGGTGCGCAGGCTGCGGGGGCAAGATTGCGGACCGCTTTCTGCTCTATGCCATGGACAGCTACTGGCACAGCCGGTGCCTCAAGTGCTCCTGCTGCCAGGCGCAGCTGGGCGACATCGGCACGTCCTGTTACACCAAGAGCGGCATGatcctttgcagaaatgactaCATTAG GTTATTTGGGAATAGCGGTGCTTGCAGTGCTTGTGGACAGTCGATCCCTGCGAGCGAACTCGTCATGAGGGCCCAAGGCAATGTGTATCATCTTAAG TGTTTTACATGCTCTACCTGCCGGAATCGCCTGGTCCCGGGAGATCGGTTTCACTACATCAATGGCAGTTTATTTTGTGAACATGATAGACCCACAGCTCTCATCAATGGCCATTTGAATTCACTTCAGAGCAATCCACTACTGCCAGACCAGAAG GTCTGCTAA